In Tistrella mobilis, the genomic window CGGATCGACCACCACCTTCGATCTGGGGGGCACCTGGAAGATCCACCCCAATCTGTCGATGAACGCCGCGGTCTACAACGTCACCGACCAGGTGCATGAGCCCGAGGAGGGCAAGTACTGGTATGTCGAGGACGGCCGCCGCTTCTGGCTGGGTCTGCGGGCAAGCTTCTGAGCCCGAAAAAATACCCTCGCCGGTGTCGGGTTTTCCGGCACGCCGCGTTCAAGCCCTGCCGGCTCTGCGTCTGCGACGCAATCGCGGATGGGCATCCGTCGCCGGCGGGGCAAAACACAGACGAATGGAGAGGGGCATGACGGATCGGCACGGGCGGCGGGGCGGCTGCCGCCGGGGTGGGGAGGTGATCTGGTGACGGCGCAGGTCGAGGCACGGGCAGGGGAACGCCTGCCCCATGCACTGGGGGTGATTTTGCGGGTGCTGGCTGCCGTGCCGGCGGGCTATGCGCTGGGGGCGATGACGGCGCTGGTCGCGGCGCGCTATCTGCCGGTTCCCGCACGCGACGCTGCCCAGGCGGGCATGATGCTGGGCTTTCTGGTCCATGGCGGCGTGGTGCTCTGGGCCTTCGCGGCGGCGAGTGCGGCCCGGGCCTGGGCCTGGCTCTGCCCGTTTGCCGTGGCGCTGATCCTGGCCTGGAGGCTGCCATGAGGGCCGGGTTCCGACAGTCGATGGCGTGGCTGCATGAATGGGCCGGGCTGCTGACGGGCTGGCTGCTCTTCGCCATCTTCTTGACCGGCACGATCGCCTTCTTCCGCGACGAGGTCACCCATTGGATGCAGCCCGAGCTGCACGGGCTGCGGGCCGGGGCCGGGGCGGCCGATCGCGGGCTCGACTGGCTGCGCAGCAATGCCCCGGGGGCGGAGATGTGGACGCTGACCCTGCCGGACGAACGCTCGCCGGTGCTGGGTGTGGCCTGGCGGCCCGCGGGGGCGCCGGAGGGCCGGGCCGGATTCCGCCGTGCCGAGCTGGACCCCGCGACCGGCACGGAGCTGCATCCGCGTGAGACGGCGGGGGGTAATTTCCTCTACCGCTTCCATTTCGAACTCTACGGCATGCCGCGGGAGACGGCACGGTGGATCGTGGGCATCGCCACCATGTTCATGTTCGTGGCGATTTTGAGCGGCATCATCACCCATCGCCGGATCTTCAAGGACATCTTCACCTTCCGCCCCGACAAGGCCGGGCAGCGGTCGTGGCTGGACGCCCATAACGCGACCGCGGTTCTGGCGCTGCCCTTCCATGTGATGATCACCTATAGCGGCCTGGTGCTGCTGGCCGGCACGCTGATGCCCTTCCTGTTCGACGGGCCGCGCGGCGGTGGCGAGCGGGGCGGGGAGCGGCCGCAGGCGCGGGCCGCGGCAGCGGCGTCGCCCGCCCTGCCGGTGGTGCCCCTGGCGCCGTTGATCGCGGCCGCCGAGGCGCGCTGGGGCGGGCCGGTCGGCAGTGTGACCGTCACCCGGCCCGGCCGGCCGGGGGCGGAGATCGAGCTGCGGCCCCTGCACGCAACCAGCCTGCCCACGGCAGGCCGCACCGGTGACCGGCTGATTCTGGATGCCGCCGACGGCCGGCAGATCCGGGCGGTGGATGGTTCGGCCGGAATGAGCACGGTGACCGAGATCAACACTGTGATCAACGTGCTGCACCGCGCCCGCTTTGCCGAGCCCTGGCTGCGCTGGCTGTTCTTCGTGGCGGGGGTCGCCGGCACGATCATGGTTGCGTCGGGGCTGGTGCTCTGGGTGGTGAAGCGCGCGGCGCAGCATGCCCGCAATGGCGGGCCGTCGATCGGCTTCCGGATCGTCGAGCGGTTGAACGTGGCCGGTATCGCCGGGCTCTGCCTGGCCACCGCCGGCTATTTCTGGGCCAACCGGCTGTTGCCGGCAGGTCTGGCCGGTCGTGCCGACTGGGAAATCCGGATCTTCTTCCTGGTCTGGGCGGCAACCGCGCTGCATGCCGTGGTGCGCCCCGTCCGCCGCGGCTGGGTGGAACAGCTGGGCGTGGCGGCCCTGCTGCTGGCGGTTCTGCCGCTGACCGGGCTTTCGGGGCTTCTGGACGGCGACACGCGGGTGATCGGCTTCGCGCTGGTGACGCTCGCGACCGCGGCGGGGCTTGCCCATGCCGCGCGGCGGCTGTCGCGGCCGGCACCCGCCGGCAAACCCGCGGCGCGCCGCCGGGCGGCCCTGGCGACGGGAGAGCGGGCATGACGACGGCCGCCATGTTCACCTGGCCGGCCTGCGTCCTGGCCTGGGCGGGGTTCCTGGGGCTGGCGCTCGCCATGGACCGCCATCATGATCAGGTTCTGGGCGGCAGGCCGTCGGTGCTGCGCCGGCGGCTGGCGATGCTCACCGGCTGGGCATTGCTGGGCCTTGCAACCGCGGCGGCGGTGGCCGGCTGGGGCTGGTCGATCGGGCTTGCCGCGCTGTGGGGCGTGCTCGGCCTGGCCGGCGGCGGGCTGGTGCTGGGGCTGGCCTATGCACCGCGCCGGCTGCCGGCGCTTACGGCCGTTCTGGCCCTGACGATGTGGCTGCCGGCCGTGCTGTTCTGAGCGGCTGCCCCTGCCGCCGCCGGGCGGGCAGGGTGACGATGGCGAGGCAGGCGATCACCAGCCCCACACCCGCCCAGCCCGCCGGCGGCAGCCTTTCGCCCACCACCAGGATCGCCAGAATGGCGGCGACCACCGGTTCGATCAGCGAAATGGTGGTCGCCATGCTGGCGGGGATGCGGGCCAGGCCCAGGCCGAAGCAGATATAGCCCAGGAACATCGGCACCAGTGCCATATAGATCCCGACTGCGGCATTGCCCCAGGAGGCGAGGAAGGGCGCGCCGGTCATCGCCAGCACCGGCATCAGCAGCAGCCCGCCGATGCCGAAGGTGGCGCCCATGGCGACCGAAGAGCGCAGGCCGCGCAGCATCAGCCCGCGGGCGGTCCAGGAATAGAGCGCATAGGTGAAACCGCCGATCAGGCCGAGGCCGATGCCGGCGATCACGGCATCGCCCGTGTCCGAGGCCCCGCGCCCGGCGCCTCCTTCCGCCAGGCAGAGCAGCAGGATGCCGGCCACACCGGTGAGCGCACCTGCCAGCCAGCGCGCGGAGAGGCGCGTGCCGTCGAAGATCCGTTCGATCAGCGCCGACAGCAGCGGGGCAGAGCCGATCGTGACCACCGTGCCGATGGTGACGCCGGCAAGCCGCATCGAGCCGTAGAAGGCGAGCGGATAGACCGCAACCGCCACCCCGCCCAGGATCAGCAGCCGACGGTTGCGGGCCAGATCGGGCAGGGCGCGCAATATGCCGCGCCCGGCACGCAGGGCCTGAAGCAGCCCCCCCAGCCCCATCGCCGCCGCCCCGATCGCGGCGGCGCCGACCTCGGGTGCGAAGGTTGCAGCCGTGCCGGTGGTGCCCCAGACCAGGGCGGCAAACAAGACCGCAAGGATGCCCAACCCCTGGTCGCGTGATGTGTCGTTCACCTTGTTCACGCCCCGCACCCTGCTCCGGCCCCTGCGTCGGCCATCATGTTTTTCACCATCTCTTCCGCCATGGCCCGTGCGTCGAGCATCAGCCTGCTCTCGCCCTCCAGCCCGGCGCGGGCCATGGCCCCTTCCAGCAGAAAGGCCAGCTGCTTCGCCAGCCGCGCCGCCCGTGCGGCATCGCCGCCGGCCAGCCCGACCAGCGGAGCGGCCAGCAGGGCCTCGACCTCTTCCTTGTGCCGCCGCACCGCCTGCCGGCCGATATCGCCGGCGGCAAGCTCGGCTGCGGCATTCAGCAGGCCGCAGCCGCGGAAGCCGTGCTCATAGGCGAATTCGGCGTGGTCGCGATAGGCATCGAAGACCGCAAGCACCTGATCCAGCGGCGCCTCCGCTGCCCGGGCGCGCCG contains:
- a CDS encoding PepSY-associated TM helix domain-containing protein, with the protein product MAWLHEWAGLLTGWLLFAIFLTGTIAFFRDEVTHWMQPELHGLRAGAGAADRGLDWLRSNAPGAEMWTLTLPDERSPVLGVAWRPAGAPEGRAGFRRAELDPATGTELHPRETAGGNFLYRFHFELYGMPRETARWIVGIATMFMFVAILSGIITHRRIFKDIFTFRPDKAGQRSWLDAHNATAVLALPFHVMITYSGLVLLAGTLMPFLFDGPRGGGERGGERPQARAAAAASPALPVVPLAPLIAAAEARWGGPVGSVTVTRPGRPGAEIELRPLHATSLPTAGRTGDRLILDAADGRQIRAVDGSAGMSTVTEINTVINVLHRARFAEPWLRWLFFVAGVAGTIMVASGLVLWVVKRAAQHARNGGPSIGFRIVERLNVAGIAGLCLATAGYFWANRLLPAGLAGRADWEIRIFFLVWAATALHAVVRPVRRGWVEQLGVAALLLAVLPLTGLSGLLDGDTRVIGFALVTLATAAGLAHAARRLSRPAPAGKPAARRRAALATGERA
- a CDS encoding DUF3325 domain-containing protein: MTTAAMFTWPACVLAWAGFLGLALAMDRHHDQVLGGRPSVLRRRLAMLTGWALLGLATAAAVAGWGWSIGLAALWGVLGLAGGGLVLGLAYAPRRLPALTAVLALTMWLPAVLF
- a CDS encoding DMT family transporter, which encodes MNDTSRDQGLGILAVLFAALVWGTTGTAATFAPEVGAAAIGAAAMGLGGLLQALRAGRGILRALPDLARNRRLLILGGVAVAVYPLAFYGSMRLAGVTIGTVVTIGSAPLLSALIERIFDGTRLSARWLAGALTGVAGILLLCLAEGGAGRGASDTGDAVIAGIGLGLIGGFTYALYSWTARGLMLRGLRSSVAMGATFGIGGLLLMPVLAMTGAPFLASWGNAAVGIYMALVPMFLGYICFGLGLARIPASMATTISLIEPVVAAILAILVVGERLPPAGWAGVGLVIACLAIVTLPARRRQGQPLRTARPAATSSGPERP
- a CDS encoding TetR/AcrR family transcriptional regulator: MRPLPVPPAAMDDETDRPATARDRLLQAAAALFYDHGIAGTGIDAIVARAGVAKKSLYNNFASKADLVNQYLEARHAEWLGLYTRRARAAEAPLDQVLAVFDAYRDHAEFAYEHGFRGCGLLNAAAELAAGDIGRQAVRRHKEEVEALLAAPLVGLAGGDAARAARLAKQLAFLLEGAMARAGLEGESRLMLDARAMAEEMVKNMMADAGAGAGCGA